ACCCTGAtgactttaaatgtttttatctgGATATTTTTCTTGCAGTTGTCAGTTATGGCCAGTTATTTACCTTTCTCCTCATCCTTGAAGTCAAACATGAGTTATCACAGATATTTGACTATTTATTCACACTGTCAGTAGCAACTCAAAATGAAACTGTCTTATATGTGTTTATGTCTCTGTCTTTCAAAAATATCATTGTTTATTGCACTTCTTGTCCTCAGCACAATTAAATGTCTTTCCCTTTACGTGTGAACTTTGTGTAATGAGCTTCTTTTCACTTTTCCTGAACTACCGAGTCACTTTTTCTTCTACCTTTATCTTCCTTACTGCCTCACCCTTTCACACAGAAATTACTCATATTACTAAACCTTCAGCAAACTTTTCTAAAATGCACTTCAAGTTTGGCTATTGGCTATATAACTCATTGCTTGTATTTATATAAAATGATAAATTGCTGAAGGTTAACACTGTCACTGAATCACTGACATGATGTTTCTGGACCTTTGCTATTCTTTTTAATCACAGGATCTTTAATCAGCCTTTAAGATAGTGAAAAAATCGTGCCTCTTAAAAGATTTTCTGCCCACTGTTTTTTGAGGTCTAGTGAAGTAAAATTAACCCTTATAACACATTTGAAAAATATTTTGCATGCATTGAATTATAtatatgaaatatttttgaCATTTAAAGACAGGCCGGATTCTGTgtagtacaaaaaaaaaaacactcccTCCACATACCAAGATGCCACACagccaaaactcacaacatGGTTTCTTAGAAGAAAAGGATCAGTCAAACAGGCCCATATAAAATGTGATATCTTGCTATCAATACTTGTTTGCTAACGCTACACAATTCATGTTTCGGAGTACAAGGTCAAAAATAGAAATGATTTACTAAGTGGTTAGCTGTCAGTTGAGATGGGGTTATGCTTGGAGAGCGTCTCAAGTCCTGGGGTTTTCATTCTTTTACTGATTTGCTAGCCTTTATTTAGGTGTCAAGAAACCCTGAATATTGATAATTCAAACAGCAGTGCTTTTGAGAAAGTTTAGGTTGCAGTTCAGGTCCTGCTATAGGAAGATAAAGGCCCTGCACAGGCATGGTCAAACCACACAGCTGATCTTAGGCTGAGCAGACACatgctaattgtgttttaaagtGGATTTTCCCTTTAAGTTCCAAAACACTTTCATAATCTTGTCAATGTCTTTCAATTGTTTTGTTAATGAACCAACAGCAGGTAAGTTcttaagtatttatttattgtcaatatttgTTAATATCTCTAATGTTGCTCAAGACTTTaacactttcaaaagagagtttTAGGTGTGAGAGTAGCTGAATTGAAATCAATCATTTCATAGAAAaactgcaaaaacaaaaatataaagaGGTTTAGAAGatgcaaacaaataaataaatgtattccaTGTGCAATTTATTGGGTAAAGAAAGGGACAAAAAGTGGACTTGAAATTAGTTGATTCTTTTGCATCTTAAGAGCCTCTTTCGTAAATGTTTCTACGGAACTGTAAAGTTATTTTAGCAAAACTATCATTCAACAGTGCGCAACCCCTAAGTTTAAAgaagaaaaaggtcaaataaaacataaacaaacCACATTATTAGTTTTCCAGGCTTACATGAAGCCAGAGGGTGGCAGCAAAGCCTGCAACACTGCTGTCCCACCAGTCAAATATCTGCTTTTCTTTCAGGGATTTGGAAGAAGCCGCTCCCTGAGTCTACCCAGGCGACTGAATTCGATGCCTTCTCCCAGACTTCTGTCACCTACCAGCACACCTGGAATCCAGGCGTTTTATTTACCGACGCAGAGGCAAACATCCTTTCAAGAAAAAGTCTATAAGCCACTGAGTCCGTGGGAGGCAGCCTCCAGAAGCCCCACTTGTTCAGTGGACGATGCCTTTGTGTTTCAGAGCCTCCCGTCATCTGTTGCCTCTAATGTCAAAGCTGCAGGGCACCGCAGATCTCTGCCAGAGCCTCCGGATGAGTGGAAGCGCAGGGTGTCCCTTGATCCTGCAGCTGTTGGGATGGGTCATTATCATGCAGCCCCAGCTTTTCAGGCACCGTTCATAAGCAGGACATTTCTACCTGAGAAACCAGCCTTCTATGGGCCTCCCTTCAGACCGGCCCAGCCTCTGAGGCCCGGCAACAGGGCCAGTGTCGGATACATGGGATAAGGTCCAGAGAAGTACTCCCATTTGAAAAGTGCAGCCCAGAGAAGTTACTAAGATAAGGTCAAACATGCATCACATAATTACATGATGGTACCGTGAACATGGAAGACAAAATAGTTAGCTTGGCCTAAAAACATTAAATATGTTTGCTTGAATGTGATGAAAAATCAGGCTGTTATTGGCCTGTGATAGTTCAAACTTATACAGGTAAGAGGAATATTTTAGATGTTGGTTTTAAATTGTTAAAGGAAGTGATAAACATTGCTATCTTTATGAGTGGTCACTTGGTTTGAAGAGCACAACAACTTACTTACTGTAGCTATTGTGTTGTGATGCTGATGAGATATTACCATGCTACGCATTGATGGGAAATGTTGTTATTGTGTCTAATTGATAATTTTAGAATCTTGTTGTTTCAATTCAGACTCATTTAGGATGGTTGCACTGCAGTCAAGAAAAGTGTTTAGAGAGCGGAAGTGAACGTGAAGAAAGGAGTGTTTGGTAGatgcttttttgttttgttttgttgctcATTGATATTACAAATATTTAGTAAGAAATAAGGAACTTTAAGAAATCAAAATGCGGCTTTTTTAAGTTACATATCTTAACCTAAAAACTCACTGTGGCTTTGTGATCACTTTAGCACATCTCAATATTTCACACAGCGATAACAATGATGTTACTtatcttgtttttctgttttttctCGCACTGCAGATTTAATAGTTGCAATAATATTAAAAGagtaaacatttctattaatatGCAGCACTTTGAGTAATGACATACAATATCAATCTCTGCTACAAGGAAGCCACACTGTATATTTACAAAAACTTGCAATCAGTTAACATGGAGCTCATTCATAGTGATGACCTCAGTGTGAGAGAATGTAAGAGAGGAGTTAATGTCGCATGCATACATTCATGACGTTTTGATTACACACTGCATGGTGTTTAAGATGTAGAACTGCCAATGAATTAATTGAGTGTCAGGGTTTTCAAAATGTCTGACTCAGCCATGGTTTTATCCTAATTATGGAATGAGCTTTACCCGTGTGTTAAGTTATGTTATGTTTTTGCACCTTTAAAACACAAACTGAAAAATTAAAATACTTGAAGATGCTTTCAATGTTTGAAATGTTATTTGTGGCATGGAGTAAGCATCATTTTTGGTGAAGAGGGAATTTAATGAATACTCTGACTCTGtccttttttaaatacaaaacataaaaacatagcaTATACAAATTAAACATTAAGGTAATACTGGTTTGTAAACTTCCTTATTAAGGATTAGATCAGGAACTTCTCTCATGTATCAACATTATATTTTTTTCACTGGTCATTTAAAGGCAGGAGTATGACAACAGGTTTTGCTGCCAGGGTAATGTCCTTGATGCTGCTGTATACAAATCTTAATGGCTGATCACCATTTCGGGGATGagaccccaccccccctctaaTCCCCGCCTCACTGGTCTGTATATCATTATCCAATGTCAGTGATCACCGATAATAGCTGTAACAAAACTCAGTTTAAAGCGAGGCGTCCACACCTAGCAGCTGTGCCCAGCAATAAAGACCTCCATGATTTGGAGGTTACAATCCCTCAGAGGTTATTTTCACCCACGGAGACACATTAACTTTGAAGATTTTACACGAGGAAGGAAATGTGTTTCTCGAGGGGAGTCCTCGCCTCGGAGTACATCAGTGGGCATGTGTTGTCCatcctctcccctctctctctttctctccctctggtAACTATCCTTGCCCCATGGTGTTAGAGAGTGGTTTTGAGTGTTTGGCAAGTTAAATTTAGCCTATTGATGTAAGCTGCATTCCATTCACAACAGACACAGGGACACACTCACAGTTTGGCTTTAGTGTCCGGGAGTGTGAAGATCAGGGAAGATCAAACTACCTCCTGGAGGTTGACCCCTGAGTCCGTGTCTCCCCTTCAAGGATACAGGTGGCACACTAGGAATCCCAGCACAGGTACGGATACAACGCTTCGTCAGGGGGTATTTTTTGGtatatttaaattattttgaAGTTCGGTTGAAGACAATTCGAGAAGTCATTGTTTGTGGGTAAAAATAAATGTGGCTTGGTTTTTAAATGAATTATGGGAGTCACTTTCTTATCATCATTTGGTGAAGCATAATATGTTAATTGGAAATATGCTCATCTTTAGTATTCAATTGCTTTGCTATTTCTTAACTTTGCATCTATAAAACTAGTTTTAATGCCACAAAGACAGCAGATGGGCATAATTCAGATATTAAACATTAAACATTTAGTGTTGTAGCATCATGTTCAGCATTTGACAACAGAGAAAAGCTAAAATAATATGATTGAACCAGTCACAATGCAGGAAAGTTATTTTGGATTTTATGTGTTTGATGTCTCTTGCTGGACATTTGTTCGATTACGCATAAACCCAGGGCATATTAGTCACCCTTGACCTTTATACAGGGGATTTATGTGACAGCAATAGAGGGGGATACCACTAATATTTGTTCACGTACACAGATACTTGTCTACTGACGAGGCCAGATTTAGGAATGACGTTTGTGGTCCTCAGAACAATAGATTCTAGGATTATGCAATGCATGGTAATTTAAAAAATGCTACCGCTACAGAGAGATTATTCGTACATTCGTAGGAGAGACACTGATATGGCATATTTTTCATCACCTGGGTGCTTTCCATTAATCTTTCCATTTCAATAAATGCTGACAGCCAATGGGAGAACTTTATAAAAGACTGTGTATTATGCTAGTTATGTAACAGGAAATAACTGAGATATAACTCTGTGTGATATGAGTTGTAAAAGTCAACATTACTGATTGCGTTTTCTTTCTATGACATCTGATAAAAGATCACTTTAAACGTAATAAATGAACAGTAATCTCTGTGTTTAGCTGTTTGTAAGGGCTAGTGCTGCATCAATGTTTTGGGGGATCGTAGTGTTTGGATTAAAACTCCTTCTTTATGACTCGGGCAGAACAACTACATCCTGTGTCCTATATGTATTTCCAGCACTACTGCGTTCTGCCAACCTTGCCAAAGCCAAAATGTCACAATTCTGTACAATGCCAACTGGAGAGAGGAAGCAGCGCGCAGCAGCTATTTGCCGAGAGGTCCATGGTACCAATGGTATGATCAATGTTAGACTTGAGACTCAGGCGAACACAGACTGAATGAGAATATGATCTGGGTTAAAATGTCAGAGCTACACTCCAGCAATTGCCATAAATAAGCTAATGAGATGATTTACTACCTATGCCGGCTAATCCTTTGTCAATGTCCTTTTTAAAAGTCTATTTGTGGAGAGGGGAGGGAAGTTGTGAGGGCCAACTGTGTGTGGTCATTTGGATGATGTGAAGGTTTGTGACAGCTGCGGTACATACCGTCTGTGTGGTGGAGGAGGAAGTATTATGTCCGTCCAAAACTAATTCTCAAGTACAATGATAACTCATATTCCATGACAGGGCTTACATCATGGAACATTTGAATTTTTTGACAGATTTGTTGTCATCTATGAACCCTTCCTCAAACCTATTCAGCTTACAAAATGATATCAGGGTATATATCTGTGCCTATATTTGTCTAGTGTCTGAAGCAATTTCCAGGTGTAAAACCAGGTCGGATTTATCCACTATTCCAACACCTGCCATTATCCCCCCGCCCCTTTTTCAAGTTAGTTTGTGATGATCAAGTCATATGAAGTTCATTTCAACATATGCCCAATGTTAATATAGTTTAAACCCCTAAACGGTATCTATCTGACCCAGGATCTGACTACTCGACACCCTTAGGATAATGTGAAAGATATTCCCTAATTCAGTCTCAATTATGCTTTTTATGATTGCCAAACAAATGTGCAATtcatcaaataataataattcccatGAGGCACTTTTGCCCATAAATGGCCCAATAATATAAATGGCAAATCATTTGCTTGGTTATTGTTTGTATACAATTTCCCTTGACTTAATAATATGTGTTGGCACAAGTCCACGTTTTAGTTTTAGAAAATATTGTTTGCTCACTATTATGGTGATtgcaaaataattgattaaggATTGTCTACTAAATGTGGGTTTTAAAGATTGTTATCTTCCTCTTCATCTTTATATATTGTTGGTCCACAGGTGACGTTATGGATCTGGGAAAGAAGCTCAGCACCCCTAAAGACATTATGTTGGAGGAGTTGTCATTACTTTCCAACAGAGGGTCCCGGCTTTTCAAAATGCGCCAGAGAAGATCtgaaaaatatacatttgaaaGTATCCAAAATGAGGCAAACACACTGCTGAATGTAAGTCAACCTACATGTGTTATTAAGTCAATTAATAATGACTGGATGAAATGAACGCTTACAATCTGACTTTTTTGTGTTTATCTAGAGTTTTGTCTGCATGTGACATGTGTAATATTATCTGTTTATTATTGTACTCATTAAGTAAATGCACTAGGAAATGTGCTCTTGAAAACAGTGTCACATGGATAAAAAGAGACGTGTGCCTTTTACATCGTCCAGACACATCTTCTGAGAGGCTGCACAGGCACTTTGCTGAGGAGCTGCTCCCCTTTTTATCAGTGTCTGTtgatgtgtctctgtgtgtgtgtgtgcgtgcgtgcgtgcgtgcgtgtgtgtgtgtgtgtgtgggggccaGCCTGTGTACAATAGAGTAATTCAATTCACTCTTGATGACTTACTATACAGAGTGTGATTTTGACACCAATAATGACATAATTGAGAAAATATTAAACAGGCACATCTGCTATTTTGGTTTAACACTGTGACACATACAGCTTTACTAATATTTTCCTACAGGTCCTGATATATTCAGCACTATTACTACATTGAGTATATATATACACGGTATAAGTGAGGACCGTGTGCACTGAACAGTCTTACTGTATTTAGATGTTCTCTGATCCTATCTCGGCTCCAGCAATAGCACTGAAACGTCCCTTGAGACACATGAAGTGTTTTTGGTattgtgtgtgcgcgcgtgtttTTGTATGTATCTAAGTGCTTTGAAGATAGCAGCTACAGTTGTGCCAGTTTTACATGTGTTAATTGTTACCTGAAACTTATTACATATTCTGTACTTTACTTTAATTGTTCTGTTTTGCAGAATGATATTTTAGCTCAGAATGCTCACATTGTGGAAATTAAAGTGGACCCACCCGCTGATGGCAACGCTGCTACACCAGAAATCACTGTTTCAGGTAAATATGCTGTTTACAAAAGAATCGTAATGTATATGTATTATTTCTTCTACTGTCAATCTATACAAAAAACTGCCAATACTTCACAGTAAAATAACAGTGACTGATTCTGTAATGCTGTTATAATAATGACAACTGATATCAACGCtttgttttaattgtattatatttagaCAAGCCAACAGTCCTATGCTTATTCTAAAAGGCTCCAGTAGGGTTTCATCCCATGTCGACACATTATATGATGAGTGCACACTTCGGCTATGTGCTATTTTAAGGCCTCGGATCTCAATGACAGACAACTCAGTCCGTCTTAGTGTTCTCTAAGCACAGTCTCTATTCATAATCCTTCCCACTCCAAATCTTTAGCCTCCTCCCATTTGAGACTAAACAAAAGCGCTCAGCATTAACCCGTAAACTGCATCCCAAAATGTCAACTATTTCAATGCTGGGACAATCTTCCCCAATATGAACTCATGGTGCCTCTGTGGTTTTGTCTCCTTTAAGACATGTCTGCAGAGAATTCAAGCACCACAGCTAAGTGCTACCACTCCCCATGGGACCAGGCCATCCTCATGGACCCCAGCCTCGCTGAAACTCTTAAACTGGAAACTTCAGCACCAGACCCAAAACAAGACCTTCCCGAGTTCAAAAGCTTTAACCGGTGAGAAAACTATAAGCATATTTTACTGAATTAGTACAGAGCGCAGCAACAAGTTCACACTTGATGTCGTTTACAGGGTCGCCACTCCTTTTGGGGGATTTGACAAAGCTCCCAGAGGAATCACTTTCAAGCTCCCGGAGATAGACCTGAACCCCCTCAAGTACCCCGAGCTGCAGGAGCCCGGAGTGAAGAGACCCACATTCAACCGGACGGCCTGTGGGTGGATATCTGAGGGCACCCATCTGATCCTCCCCACTGTCACCCTGGAGCCAATCCCAGTCCCCGAGTCTGATGACCTGTAGGTGGTGTTTCTGTTGGTAACCTGGCAACAGGAAGTGGCTGTAGTATTATGGCCCTGCCTGTAATGACAGCAAAATGTTATTTTAGTAGCACAGTCACTATTCCCTATCAATGTGTTGGATTTCCCCCCCCCAATAGACACCATGTTTCATGTATTTGTTGACTTGTGTGTTTGGTGTGCACTTAAACTGTATTTAAAGAAAATCATGTAAATAGCTAAGTGAACGGGCTATACACAACTCAAGATGTTGAAGGGTTTCCACTCAAAGTGAAAGCAAAACTGTAAATGTTATAAATGTTACGATGACCTGATGAATAtgtaatgtaaataaaaaatgtacctTATTTATTGATGGTACACAACTGGAACGTGCAGTAATTtatataaagttattattactattatttcaatcaattaaatatattataaataattATTCTACCACAAAATACACACAAAATGATTTTAATTGTTATTAATTTATCATGATACATAAAGAGCTACACTTTATGTTAGAGCATGCCAATACCGACTATACAAATACAAAGTATTTAAGTATTATAATACTTCACTTAAATGAATCTAAAAATGCAACGCAAAACCAATTAATATTTAGAGAGAGCAGCAGGAACTCTGTTTTGAACCTCGGATTGATTTTTGACTGCTGAAATATAGTAAACTATTCTTGAGGAAATAACAGAGGTAGCTGGAAGGAGGACTGAGAAACCtggacaatttttttttttgttggactTTGAACTGTGATGGCAAGGAACTGATAAAAAACACACAGCATATTCATGGACTAAAAAAAACAAACGTTTCCTTTACAAATACAAGTGATGACTGTACAACATGGCTATGGTCTTGTTTGGAGTGGGATAACActtaatgtaaaatgtaaaagtGACAATAATGTGACAATACTGTATGCAAAATACACTGAATGTTTGCGAGTGATATATTGAAGTTAGATCACTGTGTTTCTGAATAATATCAAGCTGCATGATTTTATTTATACAGTTTAGGTGTAATGCTTTTTCATGTATATTATACATTATAAAAACTAACTTCAGTGCACTTCAGTTAATGCTTTTGAATGAAACTGAAAATACAATTGTAAACATCTGGGTTATATAAACTCAAATATTGAAAATAGAATCATTTCCAAATACTGTCATGATCAGAAATGACGATTTGTatcattttaaatgaaataaCACGTTAGCtgtgaatacaaataaatacaattttccCTGAATCCCAAAATGACCTATTCAATGTTTTGAGACTTGACCATGAGAAAGTCTGCGTGGTGGACAATGTTGAGTTTGAACAGAATTATAAGTCAACGCGATACATGCAGGTTCAATATAATGGACGTGTATCGAGTATAAATCTGACATAGACAATTTAAATCTTGTTTTTTAAGGAAGGTGTTCTGTCAATTAAGAGCATTTTTGGGTGATAAAAGTCCAAAAACCTGATAACAATGGAAATAACTAAACCTAAATCACACTAAAAACTCTGGCTGCCCTTGTAGCCACTCATTTATAGTTGCTGGGAATCTATTTTAGTCACTTGTGGCTAAACTACTAAACTCTTGAAATTGACAAAAAAATAAGAtcaaaacagacacaaacaaatgGGCTCCAAAAATAAACTAAAGAACAGTAGAGTTTGACAGCTCGTTTGAACAGAGCTCAGCTGTGCTAGATTCAGAGGGTGAAATATGGAgcctaaaataaaaaataccaaAAACACTTCATGTGTCTCAACGGACGTTTCAGTGCTATTGCTGGAGCCTAGATAGGATCAGAGAACATCTAAATACAGTAAGACTGTACCATCCTGTTCAGTGCACACGGTCCTCACTTATACCGTGTATATATATACTCGATGTAGTAATAGTACTGAATATATCAGGACCTGTAGGAAAATATTAGTAAAGCTGTATTTGTCACAGTGTTAAACCAAAATAGCAGATGTGCCTGTTTAATATTTTCTCAAACATATGTCATTATTGGTGTCAAAATCACACTCTGTATAGTAAGTCATCGATAGAGAATTACtctatttcacacacacacacacacacacacacacacacacacacacacacacacacacacacacacacacacacacacacacacacacacacacacacacacacacacacacacacacacacacacacacacacacacacacacacacacacacacacacacacacacacacacacagaaaaagaGAGAAGCCAAAGGCGATGAAAACGTAGCTTAAAAGGATGAGTCTTCAGATCATTCATATTATCCTTGATATATAACAAACAAATCGTACTGTTATTCCTTATTTCtcacctttttttttaaagcttgttGCGCCCAAGCATTATTTTGGAAAGACCCACTCAAACTGAAAAATCTGATCATCCAATCAGTGAGTGTGATTTCTACTGACCGTAGCGTGTTTGCAGTGCACCATCAGTCCTCCTGACCTGTCTACGTTTAAAACCTGCTCAGCTCTGCAGGCTCTACATCCTCCATCTGCCCCAATTTACGTGATTCCATGTCCTGATTCCTGTG
Above is a window of Pseudochaenichthys georgianus chromosome 1, fPseGeo1.2, whole genome shotgun sequence DNA encoding:
- the myoz2b gene encoding myozenin-2b isoform X2, giving the protein MCFSRGVLASEYISGHVLSILSPLSLSLPLTQGHTHSLALVSGSVKIREDQTTSWRLTPESVSPLQGYRWHTRNPSTGDVMDLGKKLSTPKDIMLEELSLLSNRGSRLFKMRQRRSEKYTFESIQNEANTLLNNDILAQNAHIVEIKVDPPADGNAATPEITVSDMSAENSSTTAKCYHSPWDQAILMDPSLAETLKLETSAPDPKQDLPEFKSFNRVATPFGGFDKAPRGITFKLPEIDLNPLKYPELQEPGVKRPTFNRTACGWISEGTHLILPTVTLEPIPVPESDDL
- the myoz2b gene encoding myozenin-2b isoform X1 yields the protein MCFSRGVLASEYISGHVLSILSPLSLSLPLTQGHTHSLALVSGSVKIREDQTTSWRLTPESVSPLQGYRWHTRNPSTALLRSANLAKAKMSQFCTMPTGERKQRAAAICREVHGTNGDVMDLGKKLSTPKDIMLEELSLLSNRGSRLFKMRQRRSEKYTFESIQNEANTLLNNDILAQNAHIVEIKVDPPADGNAATPEITVSDMSAENSSTTAKCYHSPWDQAILMDPSLAETLKLETSAPDPKQDLPEFKSFNRVATPFGGFDKAPRGITFKLPEIDLNPLKYPELQEPGVKRPTFNRTACGWISEGTHLILPTVTLEPIPVPESDDL